In Gammaproteobacteria bacterium, the genomic stretch CAGGTTTTCATAAATCTGGCCACCCGGCAAAGATACCGGGGAGGCTCCCAGCTTGGCGAGAACGTCACCACCGAGACCCGGGATACGCATTTTCAGGCCTTTGAAATCAGCGGCAGAGCGCATTTCCTTGCGGAACCAGCCGCCCATTTGCACACCCGTATTGCCGCAGGGCAGGCACTTAAGACCGTAGCCGGCTGCGAGCTCATCCCACAACGCCTGTCCGCCACCCCATTGAATCCAGGAATTAATCTCGGTGTAAGTCATACCGAAGGGTACTGCGGTAAAGTAAGCCCAACCGGGGTGCTTGCCTTTCCAGTAGTAATCGGCAGCGTGGTACATTTGTGCGTTGCCCGAGGCGACCTCGTCGAAAGAGTCGAAAGGTTTTACCCGTTCACCACCGGCAAAGTAGTTGACCTTGATGCGGCCATCGGTCATTGCGGTTAAACGTTCGGCAAATCGTTGCGCACCCGTTCCCAATCCCGGGAAGTCACGTGGCCAGGTTGATACCATGGTTACTTCGATTTGTTTGGCAGCAATTGCAGGTGCTGAGACCGCGGTTGCTCCGGTTGCGATAGCGGCGGCAACGCCACCTTTGAGTACATCACGACGTTTCATTTTAATGCTCTCCGTTGTTTTGGTCTTTGTCTGAAATAATTGTTCTTAGTGGATAGGCAGCTGGGAAGCCGGTTCCATCGCTACAACGCAGTCATTCTGGGACTTCTACCCCGACATTTCAAGTTTTTAGGCTGATATGCACACCGGGGACAGCCTGCTTCTGGTGTGCTTTGAGCAACTCCCAGGCTGCCTTGATCTCGGGATTTACGGTATCGTAGTCAGCGGCATAAAATCGTTCCGGGATATTTCCCTGTTGCAGCACTCGCTCAGGATGATCCTTGGGAAATTCTGCACCCTCATTGAAGAACAGGAATCCTTCCAGAGGCACATTGCCGATGATTAGCCTTAGCGAGGTCAGTTGATTTTCCAGTTCAAACAGCGGATTTGTGAATTTAAAGCTTTTCTGGCCGACTAGCTGGGTCCATTCTGAAATATTTTCGGCGCAATAGATGTTGCCCTCATAAAGCTTGTAAGAGATCAAAAGGATTGAATCATGGATCAACGCCAGGCGATCGATATTGAAGTACCCATCAATCCCGTCGGAACAGAGCAGGTTGCGAATTTGATCGCAGCCGATCTTGCTCAGCCTGCGCTGGATTCGCCATTCCCTGATTTTTGCCAGCAAGCGTTTACGATTGATGAGTAGCACCAGCACGATCGCGAGCCCTGCGATCACCAGGGCGGTGATCTCGGATTCCAGGTTCAGCTGGTTAACAAATTCATCTAGCTTCATGAGCGGGACTAATAAACCGGGCCGCCCACAATGCCATCGCCGATTGCTATCGTCAATTGTAAAAATTACACTAGTCGGAGTTGATTGCCGAGCCTGCCCTGGATGACAGCACCCCACATCACCGTTAAACAGCTGTTCGATCGTGAAAGCTGTACCTACACCTACCTGTTGATCGATTCTGATACACGCGAGGGAGCCATTATCGACGCTGTGCTCGAAACCTTTGATCGCGATATGCAGATTATCAATGAGCTTGGCGTGGAATTACTCTACGCGATCGAGACGCACGCCCATGCGGATCACATTACCTCGGCCGGGAAAATCCGCGAGCTGACGGGTGCAAAACTCGTTTACGGCGAAAGCTCGGGTATCGAGGCGATCGATATTCCCCTCAAGGATGGCGACAGCATAACGCTCGGGCATTACCAGATCACGGCGATCTCGACGCCCGGCCATACCAATGGATGCACCAGCTACTTCTGTGACGGCCTGCTGTTTAGCGGGGACACGCTGTTGATCCGGGGTTGCGGGCGTACCGATTTCCAGTTTGGTGATCCCGGCATGCTCTACGACAGTATCACGCAAAAATTATTCGTCCTTAGCGACGACACTATTGTCTATCCCGCGCATGATTACAATGGTCGAACCGCGTCAACAATCGGCGAGGAAAAAACCTGGAACCCGAGACTTGGCGGCAATCGTCCGCGCCAGGAGTTCGTCGATTTAATGAATAACCTGAACCTGGACATGCCGAAAAGAATCAACGAGGCAGTCCCGGCAAACATGAGCGTCGGTATCAACTTCGACCCCAATCGCTACCTGCTGCGCGATTTCGATATGAACGATTTACACGCGGTCTGGCAGGATTTGCCTGACAAGACACTCGTCATGGACAACCGTACGCCGGAGGAGTTTGCAAAGGGGCATGTACCCGGCAGTCAGAATATTCCGATGGGCACCGAAAATGCTCATGTCGATGAACTCAGGCAATACGATAAGGTTTATCTCTATTGTCGTTCCGGGCGCCGTGCTCAAACAGCGACAACCAACCTGAATTTCCAGGGACTGAATCATATCGTCTGTATCAGCCACAGCGGCATGCCGGACTGGGAAAAGGCGGGCTACCCGGTCGAAACCTGATCCTTCCTGTTGCTGTGCGACCTGGCAAGAAAAACCGCGTTAAAGATAGATATCTCGTAGCGAATATTAAGTCTGTCATACCGCGGCTTGAACGCGGTATCCAGCGCATATGGCATTGTCCGTTTTCAACTGGATCCCGCGATCAAGTCGCGGGATGACAACTACAGCGTCTCCCGGTACGACAACTACCCTGTTGTGCTGGACGACGCGATATCTCGGTGGTGACGTAACACTTCGGGGTCGACATCTAGGACGTTTTGGAAATTACCGTGTAGGCATGGACATAATCCATACCGTGACCGTCCGGACCATCGCGCACGATGTCGTGGTAGGTTCCGTAGTAGTCCTCGATCAGTTGTCGTCGCTCATCGATAGGACGATCCCCGGATAAGCCGTTGAAGAAGATGCTTTCGTTCCAGCTACGAATTGTGGGGATGTACTCTTCGGCAAAGCGAGCAGCATCACCATGTTGCGCGAACGATTCGGCGAAAGGACACTTGACGATGCGGGTATCGATATGCTCGAGTCGCAATCCCGCCTGGTAGACTGGATCATCCTGATTCTGCAGGGGTGCGCTGAATTCCTCGACCGTATTGTAATATTGCGGCAGGGTCATGTTTTCGTATTCCGCGCGCGTTATGCGACCCTGTTCGAGTAAGTCCTGCCAGATACGGTTGAACTGGTTGAACATATTGATCCCGCCGGTATTACCGAGATAGCGCCCCTGTTCGTCCTGCGCAAAGTTGATCAGCACCAGCTTACCACCGGGTTTTAGTTCGCGTGCCCGGTGCAGCAGGATCTGGCGCCAGTCACCGCGGGCCTGGGCACGAAACGCTTCGAGCTCTTCGCCTTTGGCACCGACCGCCTGGACGTGGTTAGAAATATTGCAAACCTTGGCGCTTAACCAGTGCATCGCGGTAGCCGAGAAACCGATATCCAGCGTGCCGGCCGGAATGATCTGTTTATAAAAAGTGGTGCCCGAAATCAGCGGAAAAATGTTATCACGACGATCCAGGTAGGTATCGAAGGGACCCAGGCCATAGACATTGGCAATCAACGCGTTGAAGTCATTACGAGGCTGATCGGAGTAGACGATGGATATCGGAGCGTCCGGAACGCGCGCCGAGACGGCATCGATGACACTCCCGATCATCGACAGGGAAGTACCGGCATCGGCGGTCCCCATGTCGGAGAACGTGAAGCCTGTCGCAATCGATTCCTGTGACAGGCTGTTGATCGCGTCAACCACCATCGGCGTGGCTGCATCGATAACGTGTTTTGCGCCTACGGTAGCAAGTGAATAAATCCCGCCACCGCTCATGGTTATACCTTCTGAATGCCCTCGATTGGCCATTGCTCCTCCTACTGATTGCCAGGTTGTTTACTGATCCAGCAATGATAATGTCAATTGTGCCATATTACGCGCACCATCTCCGGCACCAAGATTTTCGCGCACCCGCTTAAGCCCGGTTTTGACCTGCTCGCGGTATTCCTGGTTTTCGAGAAGCTCAAACAGTTCACGGCTAATCGCTTCGGGAATGGCATCGCGCTGCAAAAATTCTTTGACGACAGCCTCGCCGGCGACAATGTTAGCCAGGCCTATGTGCGGTATCGTGATCAGGCGGTTCATGATCGAGTAAGAAAACCATGACATCTTGTAGAGAATGCACATTGGTACATTAAGTAGCGCTATTTCGAGCGTCACGGTTCCCGAGCAGGTAGCGATGACATCGCAACATGAAATCACATCGTAGATATCGTCCTGGCTGATAATGATATCGAGACCGCTGCCTTCAGATTGGCGCCTGATCTCGTCAATGTCCAGGCCAGATGCCACGGGTAACAGGAACCTGAGTTCGGGGGCACGCTTTTGCATATGTTGCGCAGTCGCCAGCACCAGGGGTAACAGGCGTACAATTTCACTGTGGCGACTACCGGGAAACAGGCCGACAACCCTGTCATCAGGAGAAATTCCGAGCCGTGCGCGAACTTTCTGTACATCGATGTCGTCCTTTACCCGGTCGACCAGCGGGTGACCGACGAAACTGACCGGGATACCGGCCGACTCGTAGTACTGCTGTTCGAACTTGAAGATCACCGCCATGTGATCGATCAGGCTGCCGATCTTGTGGATGCGTTTTGGTCGCCAGGCCCAGACCTGCGGGCTGATATAAAACAAAACCTTGATACCGAGCTCACGTGCATGGCGCGCCATCTTCAGGTTGAACTCGGGATAGTCGACCAGAATCAACAGGTCGGGGCGGGTCTGATCAAGCTGATCCTTGACGATCCGCATTGCGCGCTTGATATCACCCCAGTGGCGCAACACTTCGACCAGCCCAACGACCGCAATGATCGATGAGTCGAAAAACACATCAACCCCGGCCTTGCGCATCGCTTCGCCGCCCATTCCGCTTAGAATCAACCCGGGTTGTTCGAGTTGCAGTTGTTCAGCGAACTCGGCCGCGTGTGCGTCACCGGATGTTTCGCCGGCAAGAATCATGATATGAGCCTGCTTCATCAGGCAGTCAGCAGGGCCTCGCAAACGGTGTCGATCTGCTGCGCGGTCATTTCCGGAAATATCGGAAACGAAAGGCAACGTTCTGCAGTCGCTTCGGTAACTGGTAATTGCGGTCGCTCTGAATCCTGGAAGGCTTGCTGCTGATGTAACGGGATCGGGTAGTAGACCGCACAGGCAATATCCTGCGCCAGGATCGTTTCGCGTAGCGCGTCGCGTCCGTCGCAAAGCAGGGTGTACTGGTGAAAGACATGATCCCGGTCGTCCGGAATCCAGGGCGTCGTGAAACGACTGTCGG encodes the following:
- a CDS encoding TRAP transporter substrate-binding protein, whose product is MKRRDVLKGGVAAAIATGATAVSAPAIAAKQIEVTMVSTWPRDFPGLGTGAQRFAERLTAMTDGRIKVNYFAGGERVKPFDSFDEVASGNAQMYHAADYYWKGKHPGWAYFTAVPFGMTYTEINSWIQWGGGQALWDELAAGYGLKCLPCGNTGVQMGGWFRKEMRSAADFKGLKMRIPGLGGDVLAKLGASPVSLPGGQIYENLVSGAIDATEWVGPWNDSFMKFYEAAKYYYYPGMHEPAAQLSLGINKKFWDGLSKTDQLIVTVAAEMENSIMMSEYNAKNGASLASLISDQGVKLKSFSDDIYDSFGDAADEVFAEVEQHSAMAKKIHQSFLKSRNEVGAWAKISDQAYVAQRNRVLGL
- a CDS encoding NERD domain-containing protein, translated to MKLDEFVNQLNLESEITALVIAGLAIVLVLLINRKRLLAKIREWRIQRRLSKIGCDQIRNLLCSDGIDGYFNIDRLALIHDSILLISYKLYEGNIYCAENISEWTQLVGQKSFKFTNPLFELENQLTSLRLIIGNVPLEGFLFFNEGAEFPKDHPERVLQQGNIPERFYAADYDTVNPEIKAAWELLKAHQKQAVPGVHISLKT
- a CDS encoding MBL fold metallo-hydrolase translates to MTAPHITVKQLFDRESCTYTYLLIDSDTREGAIIDAVLETFDRDMQIINELGVELLYAIETHAHADHITSAGKIRELTGAKLVYGESSGIEAIDIPLKDGDSITLGHYQITAISTPGHTNGCTSYFCDGLLFSGDTLLIRGCGRTDFQFGDPGMLYDSITQKLFVLSDDTIVYPAHDYNGRTASTIGEEKTWNPRLGGNRPRQEFVDLMNNLNLDMPKRINEAVPANMSVGINFDPNRYLLRDFDMNDLHAVWQDLPDKTLVMDNRTPEEFAKGHVPGSQNIPMGTENAHVDELRQYDKVYLYCRSGRRAQTATTNLNFQGLNHIVCISHSGMPDWEKAGYPVET
- a CDS encoding class I SAM-dependent methyltransferase; protein product: MANRGHSEGITMSGGGIYSLATVGAKHVIDAATPMVVDAINSLSQESIATGFTFSDMGTADAGTSLSMIGSVIDAVSARVPDAPISIVYSDQPRNDFNALIANVYGLGPFDTYLDRRDNIFPLISGTTFYKQIIPAGTLDIGFSATAMHWLSAKVCNISNHVQAVGAKGEELEAFRAQARGDWRQILLHRARELKPGGKLVLINFAQDEQGRYLGNTGGINMFNQFNRIWQDLLEQGRITRAEYENMTLPQYYNTVEEFSAPLQNQDDPVYQAGLRLEHIDTRIVKCPFAESFAQHGDAARFAEEYIPTIRSWNESIFFNGLSGDRPIDERRQLIEDYYGTYHDIVRDGPDGHGMDYVHAYTVISKTS
- the lpxB gene encoding lipid-A-disaccharide synthase, which codes for MKQAHIMILAGETSGDAHAAEFAEQLQLEQPGLILSGMGGEAMRKAGVDVFFDSSIIAVVGLVEVLRHWGDIKRAMRIVKDQLDQTRPDLLILVDYPEFNLKMARHARELGIKVLFYISPQVWAWRPKRIHKIGSLIDHMAVIFKFEQQYYESAGIPVSFVGHPLVDRVKDDIDVQKVRARLGISPDDRVVGLFPGSRHSEIVRLLPLVLATAQHMQKRAPELRFLLPVASGLDIDEIRRQSEGSGLDIIISQDDIYDVISCCDVIATCSGTVTLEIALLNVPMCILYKMSWFSYSIMNRLITIPHIGLANIVAGEAVVKEFLQRDAIPEAISRELFELLENQEYREQVKTGLKRVRENLGAGDGARNMAQLTLSLLDQ